In Archangium violaceum, the following are encoded in one genomic region:
- a CDS encoding sensor histidine kinase, with protein MNPSDLPAVLYVDDDALNLRVFEANFGSKFRIFRCSTPAEALTLLEQKRNEIGVILSDQRMPGMTGVELLERARTLAPDAKRMLVTAYSDMQAVIDAVNRGQVSRYFVKPWDRAEVLAALEDGLKIARLELRIREVEGRMMKAERLATLGQVTAGIAHELMGPVGYLSQNVSSLRRDLECVVQYASKHLANDSSQEVASVLEDLPSLLQDLASGADHLRGVALGLRAQARGEDMEVSADVAEVVSFAVKLARAEVRDRARITTMGEPVKVAFGPVKLTQVLLNLIVNAAQAMEGTGRSGRIEVRWTSREQEVVLTVADNGCGIPQELQEKVFQPLFTTKPVGIGTGLGLSICKELVVQSGGAVRLSSKQGEGTEVELTLKRVQLP; from the coding sequence ATGAATCCGTCTGACCTCCCCGCCGTCCTCTATGTCGACGACGACGCGCTCAATCTGAGGGTGTTCGAGGCGAACTTCGGCTCGAAGTTCCGCATCTTCCGCTGCTCGACACCGGCCGAGGCGCTGACGCTTCTGGAGCAGAAGCGCAACGAGATTGGCGTCATCCTGTCGGACCAGCGCATGCCGGGAATGACGGGCGTGGAGCTGCTGGAGCGCGCGCGCACGCTGGCGCCGGACGCCAAGCGCATGCTCGTCACGGCCTACTCGGACATGCAGGCCGTCATCGACGCGGTGAACCGCGGTCAGGTGAGCCGCTACTTCGTCAAGCCGTGGGACAGGGCCGAGGTGCTGGCCGCGCTCGAGGACGGCTTGAAGATCGCCCGCCTGGAGCTGCGCATCCGCGAGGTGGAAGGGCGGATGATGAAGGCCGAGCGTCTGGCCACGCTGGGCCAGGTGACGGCCGGCATCGCGCACGAGCTGATGGGCCCGGTGGGCTACCTGTCGCAGAACGTGTCCTCGCTGCGCAGGGATCTGGAGTGCGTGGTGCAGTACGCCTCCAAGCACCTGGCGAATGATTCGTCGCAGGAAGTGGCGAGCGTGCTGGAGGATCTGCCGTCGCTGCTGCAGGACCTGGCCTCGGGCGCGGACCATCTGCGCGGAGTGGCGCTGGGCCTGAGGGCGCAGGCGCGGGGCGAGGACATGGAGGTCTCGGCGGACGTGGCCGAGGTGGTGTCCTTCGCGGTGAAGCTGGCGCGCGCCGAGGTGCGTGATCGCGCCCGCATCACCACCATGGGCGAGCCGGTGAAGGTGGCGTTCGGCCCGGTGAAGCTGACCCAGGTGCTGCTCAACCTCATCGTCAACGCCGCGCAGGCCATGGAGGGCACGGGCCGCTCGGGACGCATCGAGGTGCGGTGGACGTCACGCGAGCAGGAGGTGGTGCTCACCGTGGCGGACAACGGCTGCGGCATCCCCCAGGAGCTTCAGGAGAAGGTGTTCCAGCCGCTCTTCACCACCAAGCCGGTGGGTATCGGCACCGGCCTGGGTCTGTCCATCTGCAAGGAGCTGGTGGTGCAGTCCGGTGGCGCGGTGCGGCTGTCGTCGAAGCAGGGCGAGGGCACCGAGGTGGAGCTCACCCTCAAGCGAGTCCAGCTCCCCTGA
- a CDS encoding DUF2795 domain-containing protein, protein MNDDDTRRTRLEEGMKELETRMGGPSPLAQPLQDALLGAVFPLSTEQLVWLARENDTPPVVLSLLGNLPPRRFESLDAVQQELESRDEVGEQATELSLAPMPPR, encoded by the coding sequence ATGAACGACGACGACACGAGACGCACCCGGCTCGAAGAGGGCATGAAGGAACTGGAGACGCGCATGGGAGGTCCCTCGCCCCTGGCTCAGCCACTCCAGGACGCCCTGCTCGGCGCCGTGTTCCCGCTCTCCACGGAGCAGCTCGTCTGGTTGGCCCGGGAGAACGACACCCCTCCCGTCGTCCTGTCGCTGCTGGGCAACCTGCCACCGCGGCGGTTCGAGTCCCTGGATGCGGTTCAGCAGGAGCTGGAGTCGCGGGACGAGGTAGGCGAGCAGGCGACAGAGCTGTCGCTGGCTCCCATGCCCCCTCGCTGA